A window of Eubacteriaceae bacterium ES3 contains these coding sequences:
- a CDS encoding 8-oxoguanine deaminase — protein MSSLLLKKIKTIYTFNHDDEILEETDLFVEDGVIMEIGKSLDEKYTKVNQVVDCNGLVALPGFVNTHHHLYQTLFRGIKEVQELPLFPWLKGLYQFWQHMDEEAIYYGAMVGMSELLRTGCTYTADHHYVFPQGAGSQLIDTQIKAAKEIGIRFHATRGSMSLGVDDGGLPPMSVVQTETEILNDSQRLIDSYHDTGDFAMTRIALAPCSPFSVTDSLMKETAKMARQNKVMLHTHLAETKDEEKFCLEKYGLRPFELMESLEWVGQDVWFAHSIYLNDQEISRLNGSGIAHCPSSNMKLNSGICRTSELVKSKAKLSLAVDGSASNDGSNMWEEVRRMYLLNHLKYGTQGLNAYECLKVATRGGAEVLGRNDIGYIQENMGADLILFDLNDIAYAGCHDPLVSLVSLGNHSYTKMTIVNGKIVAKDGELTSIDTDEMAKKANQLATEIVMYQREKSF, from the coding sequence TCTTTGTGGAAGATGGGGTCATTATGGAAATTGGCAAAAGTTTGGATGAAAAGTACACAAAAGTTAACCAGGTGGTTGACTGCAATGGACTGGTAGCTTTACCAGGCTTTGTAAATACCCACCATCACTTGTATCAGACTTTATTTCGGGGAATAAAAGAGGTTCAGGAATTACCCCTATTTCCCTGGCTCAAAGGATTATATCAATTCTGGCAGCATATGGATGAAGAAGCAATTTATTATGGTGCAATGGTTGGGATGAGTGAATTATTGAGAACCGGCTGTACCTATACGGCAGATCACCACTATGTTTTTCCACAAGGGGCTGGCAGTCAGCTGATCGATACTCAGATTAAAGCAGCAAAAGAGATTGGGATCCGCTTTCATGCAACCAGAGGGTCTATGTCACTAGGGGTAGATGATGGGGGTCTGCCGCCGATGAGTGTTGTGCAAACAGAGACGGAGATTTTAAATGATTCTCAAAGGCTGATTGACAGCTATCACGACACTGGCGATTTTGCGATGACAAGAATTGCCCTGGCACCGTGTTCGCCTTTTTCGGTTACGGATTCACTGATGAAAGAAACAGCTAAAATGGCGAGGCAAAATAAAGTGATGCTTCATACCCATCTGGCAGAAACAAAAGATGAAGAAAAATTTTGTTTAGAGAAATATGGACTTCGCCCCTTTGAATTAATGGAATCCTTAGAATGGGTCGGACAAGATGTTTGGTTTGCCCACAGCATTTACTTGAATGATCAGGAAATATCTCGCTTGAATGGTAGTGGAATTGCCCATTGTCCTTCAAGCAATATGAAATTAAACAGTGGAATCTGTAGAACCAGCGAATTGGTGAAAAGTAAAGCAAAACTCAGTCTGGCTGTTGATGGCAGTGCCAGCAATGATGGATCAAACATGTGGGAAGAAGTAAGGCGGATGTATTTATTGAATCATTTAAAATACGGAACCCAGGGATTAAACGCATATGAGTGTCTAAAAGTTGCAACAAGAGGGGGCGCTGAAGTTCTTGGTAGAAATGATATCGGTTATATTCAAGAGAATATGGGGGCAGATCTGATTCTCTTTGATCTGAACGACATTGCCTATGCGGGATGCCATGATCCATTAGTATCCCTGGTTTCTCTGGGAAATCATTCCTATACAAAGATGACGATTGTAAATGGGAAAATTGTTGCCAAGGATGGAGAATTGACTTCAATAGATACCGATGAGATGGCAAAAAAAGCAAATCAATTGGCAACGGAGATAGTGATGTATCAAAGAGAAAAGAGCTTTTAG